One Spirochaeta africana DSM 8902 genomic window carries:
- a CDS encoding 3-deoxy-7-phosphoheptulonate synthase — translation MRFNTDDTRIQQLKPLIPPAILMEDYPLSEAGSETVQNGRAAIESIVQGQDDRLLVVIGPCSIHDTAAALEYAARLAEARTQFADTLEIVMRVYFEKPRSRTGWKGLINDPLLDGSFQINRGLRVARELLVEISDMGLPIGCEFLDTISPQFIADTVSWGAIGARTTESQIHRELASGLSMPVGFKNGTDGNIDIAIDAIHAASIPHHFLSVTKQSVAAIVETKGNPGCHIILRGGKGGPNYHEESVEAAAAKLHLAKLPAGMMIDCSHGNSSKKPERQPIVARDIADQLTRGSRHIFGVMIESHLQGGSQKLTDPSQLQYGVSITDACLSFADSLPVLETLSEAVTSRRKVRGQ, via the coding sequence ATGCGCTTCAACACCGACGACACCCGTATTCAGCAGCTCAAGCCCCTGATTCCGCCTGCTATCCTGATGGAGGACTACCCTCTCTCCGAGGCCGGCTCCGAAACCGTGCAGAACGGACGGGCAGCTATCGAATCCATTGTCCAGGGACAGGATGACCGCTTGCTGGTAGTGATAGGGCCGTGTTCCATACACGATACCGCCGCCGCTCTTGAGTATGCAGCCAGACTGGCCGAGGCACGCACGCAGTTTGCAGACACCCTCGAGATCGTGATGCGGGTATACTTCGAAAAGCCACGAAGTCGCACCGGCTGGAAGGGATTGATTAACGACCCGCTGCTTGACGGCAGTTTCCAGATCAACCGCGGGCTGCGGGTTGCCCGTGAGCTGCTGGTAGAGATCAGTGACATGGGGCTGCCTATCGGATGCGAGTTTCTCGACACCATCAGCCCGCAGTTCATTGCCGACACAGTGAGCTGGGGTGCGATCGGCGCCCGCACCACAGAAAGCCAGATCCATCGGGAACTGGCCTCGGGGCTCTCCATGCCGGTCGGATTCAAGAACGGCACCGACGGCAATATCGATATTGCCATCGATGCAATCCACGCCGCAAGCATACCCCATCATTTTCTGTCGGTGACCAAGCAGTCAGTTGCTGCCATTGTAGAAACCAAGGGAAATCCCGGCTGCCACATCATCCTGCGGGGCGGCAAAGGGGGCCCGAACTACCACGAAGAGTCGGTAGAGGCCGCAGCCGCCAAGCTCCACCTGGCAAAACTGCCGGCAGGCATGATGATCGACTGCTCGCATGGCAACAGCAGTAAAAAACCCGAGCGCCAGCCAATCGTTGCCCGGGACATTGCCGACCAGCTCACCCGGGGATCCCGGCATATCTTCGGGGTTATGATAGAGAGCCATCTGCAGGGCGGCAGCCAGAAGCTCACCGATCCGTCGCAGCTGCAGTACGGCGTCAGCATAACCGATGCCTGCCTGAGTTTCGCCGACAGCCTGCCGGTGCTGGAAACGCTATCCGAGGCGGTAACCAGCCGTCGCAAGGTACGCGGCCAGTAA
- a CDS encoding metal-dependent transcriptional regulator — protein MEPLSPSLETYLEAIYVVRDPNGVSHTTAIAEHLNVRKPSVTGALRSLAERGLISYQPYRPIQLTASGQRLARDIHRRHQILREFLKKVLGIPDAIADQNAGTLEHHISPLVQSRLVAYINFIDTCVEERFVWKDDAGFTCYGTGSDCSDCSYTAYDSKTNST, from the coding sequence ATGGAGCCACTCTCACCAAGCCTGGAAACCTATCTGGAAGCAATCTACGTAGTACGCGACCCGAACGGTGTTTCGCATACTACCGCGATTGCTGAACACCTGAACGTGCGTAAACCCAGCGTTACCGGCGCGCTGCGCTCGCTTGCCGAGCGGGGACTGATCTCGTATCAGCCGTACCGGCCGATTCAGCTGACCGCATCCGGACAGCGTCTGGCACGCGACATTCACCGTCGCCACCAGATATTGCGGGAGTTTCTGAAAAAGGTTCTGGGAATTCCCGATGCTATCGCCGACCAGAATGCCGGGACCCTTGAGCATCACATATCCCCGCTGGTACAGTCCCGCCTGGTCGCCTATATCAATTTTATCGATACCTGTGTTGAGGAGCGGTTCGTGTGGAAGGACGATGCCGGCTTTACCTGCTACGGAACCGGCAGTGACTGCAGTGACTGCAGCTACACTGCGTACGACAGCAAAACAAACAGTACATAG
- a CDS encoding response regulator transcription factor — translation MANILVIEDNRSLYTLLQELLESRGHTVTVADNGSDGMACARETAFDLIITDIVMPHKSGIEIISELRRRHKVTAAILAISGGNQQYVQAHLETARISGADTVLPKPFSNTQLLGAVQKLLQPKADASTARGPRG, via the coding sequence ATGGCCAACATTCTGGTTATTGAGGACAACCGCAGTCTGTATACCCTCTTGCAGGAGCTGCTGGAATCTCGCGGCCACACCGTTACCGTTGCTGATAACGGCAGCGACGGAATGGCCTGTGCCCGGGAAACCGCCTTTGACCTGATCATAACCGACATTGTGATGCCCCATAAAAGCGGGATCGAGATCATCAGTGAGCTGCGGCGGCGCCACAAGGTTACTGCCGCTATCCTGGCGATTTCCGGCGGCAATCAGCAGTATGTACAGGCACATCTCGAGACAGCCCGCATCAGCGGTGCTGACACCGTCCTGCCCAAGCCGTTCAGCAATACACAGCTGCTCGGTGCAGTGCAGAAGCTGCTGCAGCCAAAGGCAGACGCCAGCACCGCCCGGGGTCCGCGAGGATAG
- the argE gene encoding acetylornithine deacetylase has protein sequence MNRHRDLLLTVLSRLIAFPTVSDQSNLDLVSYVRELCEPHAALIHQVDDPDEPKASLLVRFGPDAPGGILLSGHTDVVPADPEGWQSDPFRLEQRGDRLYGRGTADMKGFIAAVLAAILESPSSAAPGAQLQRPVYLALTYDEEVGCLAAPPLIESFRDRIAPLSAVLVGEPSGMQPVVANKGISEYITEFHGRSAHSSKPQLGINAIELAHHYAARILQLAADFRTTGQQNSCDPPYTTIQLGTIAGGSATNVVPDYCRLSCDLRSFHDSDRQFFETEMAAVRQQLLQQYNLDPAAITTSITCNVPPLEPRPDSTAIRLAQELTGETRLNRVPYATEAGQYQQAGYEAVILGPGSIEQAHQRDEWISLAQLDSCQAMLQRLLALQSRPD, from the coding sequence ATGAACCGCCACCGGGACCTGCTGCTGACTGTTCTTTCGCGGCTGATCGCATTCCCTACGGTCTCCGACCAGTCCAACCTTGATCTGGTCAGCTATGTCCGTGAACTCTGTGAACCCCATGCCGCATTGATCCATCAGGTAGACGATCCCGATGAACCCAAGGCATCCCTGCTGGTGCGGTTTGGCCCCGATGCCCCTGGCGGCATTCTGTTGTCGGGCCATACCGATGTTGTCCCCGCCGATCCCGAGGGCTGGCAGTCAGACCCCTTCCGGCTGGAACAGCGCGGGGATCGACTCTACGGCCGCGGAACCGCAGACATGAAGGGGTTCATCGCAGCGGTCCTTGCCGCCATCCTGGAATCTCCCTCGTCAGCTGCTCCAGGAGCACAACTGCAGCGGCCGGTATATCTGGCTTTGACCTATGATGAAGAGGTCGGCTGCCTGGCGGCCCCGCCGTTGATCGAGTCCTTTCGCGATCGCATTGCGCCGCTGTCCGCGGTGCTGGTTGGCGAGCCGTCCGGCATGCAGCCGGTTGTCGCCAACAAGGGGATCAGTGAGTACATAACCGAGTTCCACGGACGTTCAGCCCATTCGAGCAAGCCGCAGCTGGGGATTAACGCGATCGAGCTGGCCCATCACTACGCGGCCCGGATACTGCAGCTTGCGGCGGATTTTCGCACCACCGGTCAGCAAAACAGCTGCGATCCCCCGTACACCACCATACAGCTGGGCACCATCGCCGGCGGAAGCGCCACCAATGTTGTCCCGGACTACTGCCGCCTCAGCTGTGATCTGCGCAGTTTTCATGATAGCGACCGTCAATTCTTTGAAACCGAAATGGCAGCGGTACGCCAGCAGCTGCTGCAGCAATACAATCTGGACCCTGCAGCGATCACCACCAGTATTACCTGCAATGTCCCGCCCCTGGAACCCCGTCCGGACTCCACGGCCATCAGACTTGCACAGGAGCTGACCGGTGAAACCCGGTTGAACCGGGTGCCCTACGCAACCGAGGCTGGACAGTACCAGCAGGCCGGTTACGAGGCCGTTATCCTGGGCCCGGGGTCTATTGAACAGGCACACCAGCGGGATGAATGGATATCCCTCGCTCAACTTGACAGCTGCCAGGCAATGCTGCAGCGACTGCTGGCGCTGCAAAGCCGCCCGGACTGA
- a CDS encoding glutamate-5-semialdehyde dehydrogenase: MSETVQTVTERSRHVAPVLAACSGETISTALNAMADSLQQHAPEIFAANNEDILRSQEEQIDLPLLKRLKFDQPKLDGVTDGLRQLAAMENPLGKIQSVRELDAGLILERVSCPIGVIGMIFESRPDALVQIAGLCAKSGNAVILKGGREAMESNRILSRLLHDAGTSAGLPDGWLALIETREDVQALLTRHDDIDLLIPRGSNEFVQYIMHNTTIPVLGHADGICHVYLDKDAETGMAVDISLDSKTQYLAVCNAAETLLIHREAAARLLPPLHEALSSSGVEVRGCEKTRALVPALPATEEDWASEYLDAIISVRIVDSLEQAVEHINTYGSGHTDAIVTSNQAAAELFMRSVDTANAFWNASTRFADGYRYGLGAEVGISTGKIHARGPVGIEGLMIYQWRLRGNGQIVAPYAAGSKRFTHRDIT, translated from the coding sequence ATGTCAGAAACAGTACAGACCGTAACCGAACGCTCCCGACATGTTGCGCCTGTTCTCGCTGCCTGCAGCGGCGAGACCATCAGCACCGCACTGAACGCCATGGCCGACAGCCTGCAGCAGCATGCCCCGGAGATTTTCGCCGCCAACAACGAGGACATCCTGCGCAGTCAGGAAGAGCAGATCGACCTCCCGCTGCTGAAACGACTCAAGTTTGATCAGCCAAAGCTTGACGGGGTAACCGATGGTCTGCGTCAGCTGGCCGCCATGGAGAACCCGCTGGGTAAAATCCAGAGCGTACGCGAGCTGGATGCTGGCCTGATCCTGGAGCGTGTCTCCTGCCCGATCGGGGTAATCGGCATGATATTCGAATCCCGACCGGATGCACTGGTACAGATTGCCGGGCTGTGTGCCAAATCCGGCAACGCAGTCATTCTGAAGGGCGGTCGCGAGGCAATGGAGTCCAACCGCATCCTGAGCCGCCTGCTGCACGATGCCGGGACCTCTGCCGGACTGCCGGATGGATGGCTCGCATTGATAGAAACCCGCGAGGATGTACAGGCCCTGCTGACCCGGCATGACGATATAGACCTGCTGATCCCGCGCGGCAGCAACGAGTTTGTCCAGTACATTATGCACAACACCACCATTCCGGTACTCGGTCACGCAGACGGAATCTGTCATGTCTACCTGGACAAGGATGCTGAAACCGGAATGGCGGTTGATATCAGCCTTGATTCCAAAACCCAGTATCTGGCTGTCTGTAATGCCGCCGAAACCCTGCTGATTCATCGTGAGGCAGCCGCCCGCCTGCTGCCGCCTCTGCATGAGGCGTTATCCAGCAGCGGGGTCGAGGTTCGCGGCTGCGAAAAAACCCGGGCCCTGGTACCGGCATTGCCGGCAACCGAGGAAGACTGGGCCAGTGAATACCTGGATGCAATCATCTCTGTGCGCATTGTTGATTCACTGGAACAGGCGGTAGAACATATTAATACCTATGGGTCCGGGCACACCGATGCGATCGTGACCAGCAACCAGGCTGCAGCCGAGCTGTTTATGCGCAGTGTCGACACCGCCAACGCATTCTGGAATGCCAGCACACGATTTGCCGACGGCTATCGCTATGGACTGGGTGCCGAAGTCGGTATCAGCACTGGCAAAATCCATGCACGCGGACCGGTCGGCATCGAGGGACTGATGATCTATCAATGGCGGCTGCGCGGCAACGGCCAGATCGTTGCCCCCTACGCTGCCGGCAGTAAACGCTTCACCCACCGGGATATTACATGA
- the proB gene encoding glutamate 5-kinase yields MRPSLSGTRRLVIKIGTNVLAGGPGGFRPETAEEIVRCSAALQQRGLEVILVSSGAIGLGAHRLGRSGRITPIADRQVCAAVGQPLLMNEYHRLFQQHGVPIAQVLLTRELLNDRDSFLNIQATVHNLLRQGIIPICNENDSVSTAEIGPVFGDNDNLSAHIASKLDADLLVLLTDIDSLYTADPRNTPDARPISLVERITPELLQAATGSSSELGTGGMRTKLEAVQIAARAGTNVIIADGRAPGTLLQIIDDEPVGTLFLSGTRMKSRQRWIANAAPRGTIHIDAGAEQALLTGKSLLPKGILSVDGSFRAGEIIRLNTAFNAVSRLDSNQIRRIMGRHSSEIPGILGRATGDVVAQAEDIVVLIEQDGQQ; encoded by the coding sequence ATGAGACCATCCCTGTCCGGCACCCGACGACTGGTAATCAAGATTGGTACCAATGTGCTGGCCGGCGGCCCCGGCGGCTTCCGCCCGGAGACCGCCGAGGAGATTGTCCGCTGTAGCGCTGCGCTGCAGCAGCGCGGACTTGAGGTTATCCTGGTCAGCTCCGGAGCTATTGGCCTGGGAGCCCACCGACTGGGTCGCAGCGGACGCATCACCCCGATAGCCGATCGCCAGGTATGTGCTGCCGTAGGTCAGCCGCTGCTGATGAACGAGTATCATCGACTTTTTCAGCAGCACGGTGTCCCCATTGCCCAGGTTTTACTGACTCGTGAACTGCTGAATGACCGCGACAGCTTTCTCAACATTCAGGCAACCGTGCACAACCTGCTGAGACAGGGCATAATTCCCATCTGTAACGAGAATGACTCGGTATCAACCGCCGAGATCGGGCCGGTCTTCGGCGACAATGACAACCTCAGTGCACATATTGCGAGCAAACTGGATGCCGACCTGCTGGTCCTGCTGACCGACATCGACTCCCTGTATACCGCCGATCCACGCAACACCCCCGACGCCCGGCCAATCAGCCTGGTTGAACGGATAACCCCAGAGCTGTTGCAGGCAGCTACCGGCAGCAGCAGTGAGCTGGGCACTGGCGGGATGCGAACCAAGCTCGAGGCAGTCCAGATCGCCGCCAGAGCCGGGACCAATGTAATTATTGCTGACGGTCGCGCCCCGGGAACCCTGCTGCAGATCATCGATGATGAGCCGGTAGGGACCCTGTTTCTCTCCGGCACCCGCATGAAAAGCCGGCAGCGCTGGATTGCCAACGCCGCTCCTCGCGGCACGATTCACATCGACGCCGGGGCAGAGCAGGCCTTGCTGACCGGCAAAAGCCTGCTGCCCAAGGGCATTCTCTCGGTAGACGGCAGTTTTCGTGCTGGTGAAATCATTCGTCTGAACACCGCCTTCAACGCAGTAAGCCGGCTGGACAGCAATCAGATCCGCCGCATCATGGGACGCCACAGCAGCGAGATTCCCGGAATTCTTGGCCGTGCCACTGGCGATGTAGTAGCACAGGCCGAGGATATCGTGGTGCTCATCGAACAGGACGGGCAGCAATGA
- a CDS encoding DNA topoisomerase IV subunit A, with protein sequence MPYADTLFKHNFLHYASYVIKERAIPHVDDGLKPVQRRIMHSLFEVDDGKFHKVANVVGHCMKYHPHGDASINEALVNIANRDILIDKQGNFGNIITGDQASAARYIECRATSFAKSILYNPELTAFEPSYDGRNQEPVVFPAKIPLVLVQGAEGIAVGMSTRILPHNLGEVVRAVQARLQGERTALYPDFAGGGLIDVSDYQDGHGKVLTRALLDTKDPKRIVIREIPFGTTTESLIASIENAARKGKLKIASIDDYTGEQVEIEIKLPKGVYTKDLVDQLFAHTDCEFSISVNLLVIHNGKPTSMTVSEVIDHHARKLVEILIAELKNEQQHLKDKLHARTLEQIFIEERIYKRIETERTQAGVKATIRTGFEPFMDLIKREITDEDLERLLRIPIRRISLYDIEKAKHEMQQIRDRLKEIARHLKNITAYAVSVLDDILDTAPVDLDRRTRITSFDKVDVRDVTSREKVLRFHRDSGYVGMGVDEGIELGKISEFDKILLIKKDGHYSVVDAPEKLYVGDIWFCGLAEKERLSRLVFSAVYTNAQGQTYLKRFRIEQFIKDRDYNLLPDAGDALQLLTTKDNAVIQLEYKPKPNLRVLEQEFPLGDYLVKGVKAAGVRLTTKDLKRCRLITADSGKAVPATKAAPRSSVAAVKPGSSGKKRRSTGKKS encoded by the coding sequence ATGCCGTACGCCGACACCCTGTTCAAGCATAATTTTCTGCATTACGCCTCTTACGTAATCAAGGAACGCGCCATACCTCATGTCGATGACGGACTCAAGCCGGTTCAGCGACGCATCATGCACTCCCTGTTCGAGGTCGATGATGGCAAGTTTCACAAGGTTGCCAATGTAGTCGGCCACTGCATGAAGTACCATCCGCACGGGGATGCTTCCATAAACGAGGCCCTGGTAAATATTGCCAATCGGGATATCCTTATCGACAAGCAGGGCAACTTTGGCAACATTATCACAGGAGATCAGGCATCGGCAGCACGCTACATTGAATGTCGGGCAACCTCGTTTGCCAAAAGCATCCTGTACAATCCGGAACTGACCGCGTTTGAACCGAGCTACGATGGTCGCAACCAGGAACCGGTGGTCTTTCCGGCCAAGATACCGCTTGTGCTGGTACAGGGAGCCGAGGGTATTGCCGTCGGGATGTCTACCAGGATACTCCCGCATAATCTGGGAGAGGTAGTCCGGGCGGTGCAGGCACGGCTGCAGGGGGAGCGAACCGCGCTGTACCCCGACTTTGCCGGCGGCGGGCTGATCGACGTATCCGATTATCAGGATGGCCACGGCAAGGTTCTGACCCGGGCCCTGCTGGACACCAAGGATCCCAAGCGCATCGTTATCCGGGAGATCCCCTTCGGCACCACAACCGAGTCCCTTATTGCATCAATCGAGAATGCTGCCCGCAAGGGCAAGCTCAAGATTGCCTCGATAGACGACTACACCGGTGAACAGGTAGAGATAGAGATCAAGCTGCCGAAAGGGGTCTACACCAAGGATCTGGTGGATCAGCTGTTCGCCCATACCGATTGCGAATTTTCCATCTCGGTAAACCTGCTGGTAATCCACAACGGCAAGCCAACCTCTATGACGGTATCCGAGGTTATTGACCATCATGCCCGCAAGCTGGTCGAGATCCTGATCGCCGAACTGAAAAACGAGCAGCAGCACCTCAAGGACAAGCTGCATGCACGCACCCTGGAGCAAATCTTTATCGAGGAGCGCATCTACAAGCGGATAGAGACCGAGCGCACCCAGGCCGGGGTCAAGGCAACCATCAGAACCGGTTTCGAACCATTCATGGATCTGATCAAGCGGGAGATCACCGACGAGGATCTTGAACGTCTGCTGCGAATTCCGATCCGGCGCATATCTCTGTACGATATAGAAAAGGCCAAACATGAGATGCAGCAGATTCGTGATCGCCTCAAGGAGATTGCCCGCCACCTCAAGAACATCACCGCCTATGCGGTCAGCGTCCTGGATGACATCCTCGACACGGCCCCGGTCGATCTTGATCGCCGCACCCGGATTACCAGCTTTGACAAGGTTGATGTCCGTGACGTCACCAGCCGGGAGAAGGTTCTGCGGTTTCACCGGGACTCCGGGTATGTCGGCATGGGAGTAGACGAGGGTATCGAGCTCGGCAAAATATCGGAATTCGACAAGATTCTGCTTATAAAAAAAGATGGGCACTACAGCGTAGTGGATGCACCGGAAAAGCTGTACGTCGGCGACATCTGGTTCTGCGGGCTTGCCGAGAAGGAGCGTCTGTCCCGGCTGGTGTTCAGCGCTGTGTACACCAATGCCCAGGGCCAGACCTACCTGAAGCGCTTCAGGATCGAGCAGTTTATAAAGGATCGTGACTATAATCTGCTGCCTGACGCTGGCGACGCCCTGCAGCTGCTGACGACAAAGGACAATGCGGTGATACAGCTTGAGTACAAACCGAAGCCGAATCTGCGTGTGCTGGAGCAGGAATTTCCACTGGGCGACTACCTGGTCAAGGGCGTAAAGGCTGCCGGTGTACGACTGACTACCAAGGATCTGAAACGCTGTCGCCTGATTACCGCCGATTCAGGCAAGGCCGTTCCGGCGACCAAAGCAGCGCCCCGTTCCAGTGTGGCGGCTGTCAAGCCAGGCAGCAGCGGGAAAAAACGCCGCAGTACCGGGAAAAAGTCATAG
- a CDS encoding metallophosphoesterase family protein codes for MTGRKTEVNQAAPQTPTQSPSSLQASPARPADTPFRLLVLNDMHVAMPGTPYHHRNTAAIFRRTLETLCRSRRPDLLILNGDLCATVPDPATYRYIARLLHQLQLPALALPGNHDDPRLMHRSFPHPAHVLADQGAPLVLTCPDDPYCGWARLHDWGITWLNSYDHRVSQAQLDWLQDNAAHLHADHGNILFIHHPPAAVPSRFMEAHYPLYNRDSVLAAIEQLPALQRIFCGHYHRSYEHPRLPLSMVNSSLYSIDPESPNHRVLHHNPGYAWIELTQGLHYTVAELPENMLQG; via the coding sequence ATGACAGGCCGGAAGACAGAGGTCAACCAGGCGGCGCCACAGACACCGACACAGTCCCCCTCCTCCCTGCAGGCGTCCCCTGCCCGGCCGGCTGACACACCATTCCGTCTGCTGGTACTGAACGACATGCACGTTGCCATGCCAGGAACCCCCTATCACCATCGTAACACTGCAGCGATCTTTCGGCGCACCCTCGAGACACTGTGCCGCAGCCGCCGCCCGGATCTGCTTATTCTGAACGGGGATCTGTGCGCGACCGTTCCGGATCCGGCAACCTATCGCTATATCGCACGCCTGCTGCACCAGCTGCAGCTGCCGGCACTGGCGCTGCCGGGCAACCACGATGATCCCCGCCTGATGCATCGCAGCTTCCCGCATCCGGCCCATGTGCTTGCAGACCAGGGAGCACCGCTTGTCCTGACCTGCCCGGACGACCCCTACTGCGGATGGGCACGTCTGCATGACTGGGGAATTACGTGGCTCAACAGTTATGATCACCGGGTAAGCCAGGCACAGCTTGACTGGCTGCAGGACAATGCAGCCCATCTGCACGCAGATCACGGGAACATCCTTTTTATCCATCATCCGCCGGCGGCAGTACCGTCCCGATTTATGGAGGCACACTACCCGCTGTACAACCGGGACAGCGTCCTGGCGGCGATTGAGCAGCTTCCCGCTCTACAGCGAATCTTCTGCGGACATTACCACCGCAGCTACGAACATCCCCGGCTGCCGCTTTCGATGGTCAACTCTTCCCTGTACAGCATAGACCCGGAAAGCCCGAACCATCGGGTGCTGCACCACAATCCCGGCTATGCCTGGATTGAACTCACTCAGGGCTTGCACTATACAGTAGCAGAACTGCCGGAAAATATGCTACAAGGGTAG
- a CDS encoding DNA topoisomerase IV subunit B, whose protein sequence is MAKQTTTAAKPAAPKARRAYDESAIKTLSSLEHIRLRPGMYIGRLGDGSNFNDGIYVLIKEVIDNSIDEFIMGHGSRIEIKIDTHTVSIADRGRGIPLGKVIECASVINTGGKYNDDVFQFSVGLNGVGIKAVNALSSRFVIRSCREGKFVEAEFSQGSLVDQRTGSTKSPNGTSVQFTPDTGIFGSYNYNIEFLEQRLRNYAYLNTGLTLRFNGQNISSENGLRDLLSEEVGDEPLYPILHHRGERLEFAFTHTETYGESHFSFVNGQYTNDGGTHLSAFREGVLKGVNEFYKKNFSGVDVREGIAGAVAVRLKDPIFESQTKNKLGNTDIRAWIVQEVREAVIDLLHKNKAAAETIERKVTHNERLRRELNTVKKQAKEKAKKIALKIPNLKDCKYHRGDRKENEQSTIFLTEGQSASGSMVSSRDPYTQAIFSLRGKPQNMFGRKRTEIYTNEELYNLMQALGIEDDLEGLRFSRIVIATDADHDGFHIRNLLLTYFFSFFEELILDGRVFILETPLFRVRNKKETRYCYNDTERDDAVKTISSPEVTRFKGLGEISPSEFGQFIGPDIRLVEVNIKSLSSVHHDIEFYMGKNTPTRRDFIMENLV, encoded by the coding sequence ATGGCGAAACAAACAACAACAGCAGCGAAACCGGCTGCGCCGAAGGCGCGCCGTGCATATGACGAGTCCGCAATAAAAACCCTGAGCTCGCTGGAACACATCCGGCTTCGTCCCGGGATGTACATCGGGCGACTGGGTGACGGCAGCAATTTCAACGACGGGATCTATGTCCTGATAAAAGAGGTTATCGACAACAGCATCGATGAGTTCATTATGGGCCACGGTTCCCGCATAGAGATCAAGATTGACACGCATACTGTTTCTATAGCAGACCGCGGGCGCGGGATCCCGCTGGGCAAGGTTATCGAGTGCGCCTCGGTCATCAACACCGGAGGAAAATACAATGACGATGTATTCCAGTTCAGCGTTGGCCTGAACGGGGTCGGTATCAAAGCGGTAAATGCCCTTTCATCCCGGTTCGTGATCCGCTCATGTCGTGAAGGCAAGTTTGTCGAGGCCGAATTCAGTCAGGGTTCCCTGGTCGATCAACGCACCGGAAGCACAAAATCACCCAACGGCACCAGCGTCCAGTTCACCCCCGATACCGGTATATTTGGCAGCTACAATTACAATATCGAGTTTCTTGAACAACGCCTGCGCAACTATGCCTATCTGAATACCGGCCTGACCCTGCGCTTTAACGGTCAGAACATTTCCTCCGAGAACGGCCTCAGGGATCTGCTGTCCGAGGAGGTTGGTGATGAACCGCTCTACCCTATCCTGCATCATCGCGGAGAGCGTCTGGAATTTGCGTTTACCCATACCGAAACCTACGGTGAATCACACTTCTCGTTTGTAAACGGACAGTATACCAATGATGGCGGTACGCATCTGAGCGCCTTCCGCGAGGGGGTGCTGAAGGGTGTGAACGAGTTCTACAAGAAAAACTTCAGCGGGGTGGATGTGCGCGAGGGGATCGCCGGTGCGGTTGCGGTACGACTGAAAGACCCCATCTTTGAAAGTCAAACCAAGAACAAACTCGGCAACACCGATATCCGCGCCTGGATTGTGCAGGAGGTACGTGAGGCGGTAATCGATCTGCTGCACAAGAACAAGGCCGCCGCCGAGACCATTGAACGCAAGGTAACCCATAACGAACGCCTGCGACGCGAACTCAACACCGTCAAGAAGCAGGCCAAGGAAAAGGCAAAAAAGATTGCCCTCAAAATCCCGAACCTTAAGGACTGCAAGTATCATCGGGGTGACCGCAAGGAAAACGAACAGAGCACCATATTCCTTACCGAGGGGCAGTCGGCCAGCGGATCGATGGTCAGCAGCCGCGATCCCTATACCCAGGCTATTTTCAGTCTGCGCGGCAAACCGCAGAACATGTTCGGTCGCAAGCGCACCGAGATCTATACCAACGAGGAGCTCTATAATCTGATGCAGGCACTCGGTATAGAGGACGACCTGGAGGGTCTGCGCTTCAGCCGTATCGTTATCGCTACCGACGCGGATCATGACGGTTTTCATATCCGCAATCTGCTGCTGACCTATTTTTTCTCCTTTTTCGAGGAACTGATTCTTGATGGTCGGGTGTTCATCCTGGAAACCCCACTGTTCCGGGTGCGTAATAAAAAGGAGACACGGTACTGCTACAACGACACCGAGCGGGATGATGCAGTCAAAACCATCTCCTCACCGGAGGTAACCCGCTTCAAGGGACTGGGCGAGATATCCCCAAGCGAGTTTGGCCAGTTCATTGGCCCTGATATTCGACTGGTAGAGGTAAACATAAAATCACTCAGTTCGGTTCATCACGATATCGAGTTTTATATGGGCAAGAACACCCCCACCCGCCGCGACTTTATTATGGAGAATCTGGTCTGA